Proteins from a single region of Granulicella tundricola MP5ACTX9:
- a CDS encoding response regulator has product MTHSTSSFPPAEAAAPSLSVLIVDDHPMVREGLAGILMRSGIEVAGLGATGRQAIELFQSTRPDVVLLDLRLPDSSGVQVLREIRALDADARVVMLTSSQADAEIYSAMSAGASGYLLKGIDGSTLVQQLRHVASGGRAMSPEALEKFTDYLTSRKLSEREIEVLRLVAKGNSNKEIAAQLFVTEDTIKVHVRSMLAKLHASDRTQAVVIAIQRGLLEL; this is encoded by the coding sequence TTGACTCACTCAACTTCTTCTTTCCCGCCGGCGGAGGCTGCTGCGCCCTCGCTCTCTGTGCTCATCGTGGACGATCATCCGATGGTGCGCGAAGGCCTGGCCGGCATCCTGATGCGCTCCGGCATTGAAGTGGCCGGGCTGGGTGCAACGGGGAGGCAAGCTATTGAGCTATTTCAATCCACCAGGCCTGATGTTGTCCTTCTCGACCTTCGCCTGCCGGACAGCAGCGGCGTGCAGGTGCTGCGTGAGATTCGCGCGTTGGATGCGGATGCGCGTGTCGTCATGCTCACCTCCTCGCAGGCGGATGCAGAGATCTACTCCGCGATGAGCGCTGGCGCCAGCGGCTATCTGCTCAAAGGCATCGACGGCTCGACGCTCGTGCAACAGTTGCGCCATGTAGCCTCGGGTGGCCGCGCCATGTCCCCGGAGGCGCTGGAAAAGTTCACCGACTACCTGACGTCGCGCAAGCTCTCCGAGCGCGAGATCGAGGTCTTGCGCCTCGTCGCGAAAGGCAACAGCAACAAGGAGATAGCCGCCCAACTATTCGTCACGGAGGACACGATCAAGGTCCACGTGCGGAGCATGTTGGCAAAGCTTCACGCCTCGGACCGCACCCAGGCGGTCGTCATCGCGATTCAACGTGGCCTGCTTGAGCTCTAA
- a CDS encoding Ig-like domain repeat protein produces MSSHAAVLLTAALLPAAAVSQVKPLITKKIDANSRASLTHSIPAPVSKATDLGRVSSNLPMKDMLLTLQPSDTQKASLEAFLGDVQNPSSLNFHKFLSPFDFGIAYGPAQADIDTVSAWLTSQGFQVEGIAASHTWIRFSGTAATVETAFGTQMHNYQADGVKRISNSTELTIPSALAPVVSSVLSLNNFEKRSFHTPVNSVTRNSAGKLMRAATTQAQPAVSNADGTVVPAFTSQSQPEQNLLAPGDFAKIYNTSSIVANGNNGTGVSIAIVGRSDISLSDVETFRTLFKLPYNDPTFINANADPGVVVGDDEEAILDVEWSGAVAPMAQIKYVIGGSTATTDGVDISAAYIVDNKIAPIMSLSFGECEQALAPAELLFYNNLWQQASAEGISVLVSAGDNGSSACLAQNTHFATSLGFGVSGLASTPYNTAVGGTEFNDPTPDTFWTPTINADQSSAKGYVPEYVWNETCNTAAPTTTSNCYFQQAASAPAFAGSGGASTCSTHGTSPSILTGLYACTSGYAKPSWQTGLGVPADSQRDVPDVSLAAAGGHDGFLLCYNGSCQYTTNSDGSFSLTQASVIGGTSASAPSMAGILALVEQKNGQYQGLANYKLYALANAQTSTCNSSTQTDPTQSSACVFHDITEGSNTMTCTGTTAGCTVAVPGTTTYKQLSGWAATPGYDLATGLGTINAANLVSAWGNISQTATTTSLTLSSTTITHGSPVIVASTVTPASGTGTPSGSLLLVATGTTSTPGPVLASALTAGALNASVSSLPGGTYALTAQYGGDAAFTASTSSAVNVTIAPESSAMTVATLVKSRFFVLGRQPIVSGTSVGLDANWFISIGMAGKSGAGIPTGSVNITQGTSVIGSFPLDKTGAIYITCGPYTSCDYPIGTYTFTATYSGDSSFSAITQTFPFAITKGTANYSVSADRQIVTTGTPVTATVYIGYDPAVLPTGTVSLYRDDTKAVLGTGTINASGNAVITFNAPVGSYGADASWTGDTNYTAGIASSYPDMTVTAPAGIVTTSALKVSAATSSLGKQTSFAVSITPASKDSSGAVPTGTVTLYSKEEGQISAAVPVTGSAVTLFVQWPIAGTETVYAVYSGDTKYSTSTSALSAVAVSQATPSLSLTTLAPYVAVGGRDSITAVLTSAVSSTSAQTPTGTIQFFDALNGAASTTLGTPQAINGGNGGVILSTLAPVLASGSHVITAVYSGDTNWTTATSTTSVTIVSTTANFIFTGPKGLTITAGQSGTLALSTSSILGFSTPAAITCGGTLPEGFSCGTSTITPGTAGTLAVTSTAPGTVIAAFINGHDVLPWKVPGAVTLAGLALFLMPRRRRFTSLVALLLAASFAVLNLSGCGGAGTPATSQLSITSTNTKVASGSPAVFNALVSGGSNPTGTITFSDAGTVIGTSPVTNGVALFSTSTLSVGTHAITASYAGDNNNAASKSSDTLNQTVTGTFSLTVNATAGAVIHTTTVPVTLQ; encoded by the coding sequence ATGTCCTCTCACGCAGCCGTGCTGCTGACCGCCGCTTTGCTTCCTGCCGCTGCCGTCAGCCAGGTGAAGCCGCTCATCACGAAGAAGATCGACGCAAACAGCCGCGCCAGCCTGACGCATTCGATTCCGGCACCCGTCTCCAAGGCGACTGACCTTGGCCGCGTGTCGTCGAACCTTCCCATGAAGGACATGCTGCTGACGCTTCAGCCCAGCGATACGCAGAAGGCGAGCCTTGAAGCCTTCCTCGGCGACGTGCAGAATCCGTCCTCGCTCAACTTCCACAAGTTCCTCTCGCCCTTCGACTTCGGCATCGCTTACGGTCCTGCGCAAGCAGACATCGACACCGTTTCAGCGTGGCTCACCAGCCAGGGTTTCCAGGTGGAAGGCATCGCCGCTTCGCACACCTGGATTCGCTTCTCAGGAACAGCCGCCACGGTCGAGACCGCGTTCGGTACGCAGATGCACAACTACCAGGCTGACGGCGTAAAGCGCATCTCGAACTCGACCGAGCTCACTATTCCCAGCGCCCTCGCCCCCGTGGTGAGCAGCGTTCTCAGCTTGAACAACTTTGAGAAGCGTTCGTTTCACACGCCGGTGAACAGCGTCACGCGCAACAGCGCAGGCAAGCTGATGCGAGCTGCCACCACGCAGGCGCAGCCGGCGGTGAGCAACGCCGACGGAACGGTGGTCCCGGCGTTCACCTCGCAGAGCCAGCCGGAACAGAATCTTCTCGCGCCCGGCGACTTCGCCAAGATCTACAACACCTCATCGATCGTCGCCAACGGCAATAATGGCACGGGTGTCTCCATCGCCATCGTCGGTCGTTCGGATATCAGCTTGTCTGATGTGGAGACCTTCCGCACGCTCTTCAAGCTGCCGTACAACGATCCCACGTTCATCAACGCCAACGCAGATCCCGGCGTGGTCGTAGGGGATGACGAAGAGGCCATCCTCGACGTTGAGTGGTCCGGCGCCGTCGCTCCGATGGCCCAGATCAAGTACGTCATCGGCGGCTCGACCGCCACCACGGACGGCGTCGACATCTCCGCCGCCTACATCGTCGATAACAAGATCGCCCCCATTATGAGCCTCAGCTTCGGCGAGTGCGAACAGGCGCTCGCCCCGGCTGAGTTGCTGTTCTACAACAATCTTTGGCAGCAGGCTTCCGCAGAGGGCATCTCGGTCCTCGTCTCCGCTGGCGATAACGGCTCCAGCGCCTGCCTGGCTCAGAACACCCATTTCGCCACCAGTCTGGGCTTCGGCGTCAGCGGTCTCGCGTCCACGCCGTACAACACGGCAGTCGGCGGCACGGAGTTCAACGACCCCACCCCGGACACCTTCTGGACTCCCACGATTAACGCCGACCAGTCTTCCGCCAAGGGGTACGTCCCGGAGTATGTCTGGAACGAAACCTGCAATACCGCCGCACCCACCACGACCTCCAACTGCTACTTCCAGCAGGCAGCCTCGGCTCCCGCCTTTGCAGGCAGCGGCGGCGCGAGCACGTGCTCCACCCATGGCACCTCACCCAGCATCCTCACCGGTCTCTACGCTTGCACCTCGGGCTATGCCAAGCCATCCTGGCAGACCGGCCTGGGCGTTCCCGCTGATAGTCAGCGCGACGTTCCCGACGTCTCGCTCGCCGCCGCCGGCGGACATGACGGTTTCCTGCTTTGCTACAACGGTTCCTGCCAGTACACCACCAACTCCGATGGTTCCTTCTCATTGACGCAGGCCAGCGTCATCGGCGGCACCTCGGCCTCAGCGCCCTCCATGGCCGGCATCCTCGCGCTCGTCGAGCAGAAAAACGGCCAGTACCAGGGCCTTGCAAACTACAAGCTCTACGCGCTCGCCAACGCACAGACCTCAACCTGCAACTCCAGCACGCAGACTGATCCTACGCAATCCAGCGCATGCGTCTTCCATGACATTACGGAAGGCTCCAACACCATGACCTGCACCGGCACCACGGCCGGCTGCACGGTTGCCGTCCCCGGCACCACCACCTATAAGCAGTTGAGTGGCTGGGCCGCAACCCCTGGCTACGATCTTGCCACTGGCCTTGGCACCATCAACGCAGCGAACCTCGTCTCTGCCTGGGGCAATATCTCCCAGACCGCAACGACCACGTCCCTGACGCTCTCGTCCACCACCATCACCCACGGCTCGCCTGTCATCGTCGCCTCCACGGTCACACCTGCCAGCGGCACCGGCACTCCGTCGGGTTCGCTGCTGCTGGTCGCCACCGGAACTACCTCAACACCGGGCCCTGTGCTTGCAAGCGCACTGACTGCGGGAGCCCTTAACGCCTCCGTGAGCAGCCTACCTGGCGGCACGTACGCACTCACCGCGCAGTATGGTGGTGACGCTGCCTTCACCGCAAGCACCTCCTCTGCCGTCAACGTCACCATCGCTCCTGAATCGAGCGCCATGACCGTGGCAACCCTCGTCAAGAGCCGCTTCTTCGTCCTCGGCAGACAGCCCATCGTCTCAGGAACCAGCGTGGGCCTTGACGCAAACTGGTTCATCTCCATCGGCATGGCCGGCAAATCCGGCGCAGGCATTCCCACCGGCTCCGTCAACATCACGCAGGGCACCTCGGTCATTGGCTCCTTCCCTCTCGACAAGACCGGCGCCATCTACATCACCTGCGGTCCGTACACGTCCTGCGACTACCCCATCGGTACCTACACCTTCACCGCCACCTACTCCGGCGATAGCAGTTTCAGCGCCATCACCCAGACCTTCCCCTTCGCCATCACCAAGGGCACCGCCAACTACTCCGTCAGCGCGGATCGCCAGATCGTAACCACCGGCACCCCTGTTACTGCCACGGTCTACATCGGTTACGACCCGGCCGTCCTGCCCACTGGCACCGTAAGCCTGTACCGCGATGACACAAAAGCGGTTCTCGGCACCGGCACCATCAACGCCTCCGGCAATGCGGTCATCACCTTCAACGCTCCAGTTGGCAGCTATGGCGCGGACGCCTCCTGGACGGGCGATACCAACTACACGGCTGGCATCGCCAGCAGCTATCCAGACATGACGGTCACAGCCCCCGCCGGCATCGTCACCACATCCGCCCTCAAGGTCTCTGCCGCCACCTCGTCGCTCGGCAAGCAGACCTCCTTCGCAGTCAGCATCACCCCGGCTTCGAAGGATAGCAGCGGCGCAGTACCCACCGGCACGGTCACGCTGTACTCCAAGGAAGAAGGTCAGATCAGCGCAGCGGTCCCCGTCACCGGCAGCGCCGTAACCCTCTTCGTCCAGTGGCCCATCGCAGGAACAGAGACGGTCTACGCCGTCTACTCCGGCGACACCAAATACTCAACCAGCACCTCCGCTCTGTCAGCTGTCGCCGTCAGCCAGGCGACACCGTCTCTCAGCCTCACCACCCTCGCTCCTTACGTTGCCGTAGGCGGCCGGGACAGCATCACTGCAGTCCTCACCAGCGCGGTCTCTTCCACCAGCGCGCAGACGCCCACCGGAACCATCCAGTTCTTTGACGCACTGAACGGTGCGGCATCGACCACGCTCGGAACACCGCAGGCCATCAACGGCGGCAACGGTGGCGTGATTCTCTCCACCCTCGCACCCGTCCTCGCCTCCGGCTCGCACGTCATCACGGCTGTTTACTCGGGCGATACCAACTGGACCACCGCCACCTCAACTACCTCGGTCACCATCGTATCCACCACCGCGAACTTTATCTTCACTGGTCCCAAGGGCTTGACTATCACCGCCGGACAGTCGGGAACGTTGGCGCTCAGCACCTCCAGCATCCTCGGCTTCTCAACCCCCGCTGCCATCACTTGCGGTGGTACCTTGCCGGAGGGATTCTCCTGCGGGACATCCACCATCACCCCCGGTACGGCGGGCACCCTCGCAGTCACCTCCACCGCTCCGGGTACCGTCATTGCCGCCTTCATCAACGGGCACGATGTACTCCCCTGGAAGGTTCCTGGAGCGGTGACGCTCGCCGGCCTGGCTCTCTTCCTCATGCCTCGCCGCCGTCGCTTCACGTCATTGGTCGCCCTGCTGCTGGCGGCTTCGTTTGCAGTGCTGAACCTCTCCGGTTGCGGTGGAGCGGGCACACCCGCAACCTCGCAACTCTCCATTACCTCAACCAACACGAAGGTGGCCTCAGGCTCGCCTGCCGTCTTCAACGCCCTCGTCTCTGGCGGGTCGAACCCCACAGGAACCATCACCTTCTCGGATGCCGGCACGGTCATCGGGACCAGCCCCGTGACCAACGGAGTTGCCTTGTTCAGCACCAGCACATTGTCCGTAGGAACGCACGCCATCACCGCGTCCTACGCCGGTGACAACAACAACGCCGCAAGCAAGTCCAGCGACACGTTGAACCAGACGGTCACCGGAACCTTCAGCCTGACGGTGAACGCCACCGCCGGAGCCGTAATCCACACCACCACCGTACCAGTCACTCTCCAGTAG
- a CDS encoding alpha/beta fold hydrolase, producing the protein MFKLFFVSFALTASLHAQAPVTGVLHTPDVDLAYEVYGSPSSATPVFAVNGGPGLSHQYMLQNDVWPRLSAHRQIIMYDQRGTGKSQHVREGASQTMAAQVADLEAIRAHLNLPRIDLVGDSYGGLVSIAYTAAHPDRVERLVLSDSAAPNPKKMVHLLPDVFPDVEERSAAEQAKLGDTPEASNANLIAHFRMIFYSPELRDEYLNKFLAKDKTLGSTPATSKAVWAANQGGDLTAMLPAFHCPTLVVTGRYDMNVAPINAWLMHKAIPGARFEAFEKSGHLPSYEEPEKYVKVLDEFFNENASDKITR; encoded by the coding sequence GTGTTCAAGCTCTTCTTTGTCTCCTTCGCACTTACTGCTTCCCTGCACGCCCAGGCACCTGTGACCGGGGTGCTTCATACACCGGATGTAGATCTGGCTTATGAGGTCTACGGCTCACCTTCATCCGCGACTCCTGTCTTCGCGGTCAATGGCGGACCTGGCCTTTCACACCAGTACATGTTGCAGAATGACGTGTGGCCTCGCCTTTCCGCGCATCGTCAGATCATCATGTACGACCAGCGCGGAACTGGAAAGTCCCAACACGTCCGCGAGGGCGCATCGCAGACGATGGCTGCGCAAGTTGCGGATCTTGAGGCAATTCGCGCGCACCTGAACCTGCCACGCATTGATCTGGTGGGCGACTCCTACGGTGGCCTCGTCTCCATCGCTTATACGGCGGCGCATCCCGACCGCGTCGAGCGGCTGGTGCTCAGCGACTCCGCCGCACCGAATCCGAAGAAGATGGTGCATCTTCTCCCGGACGTCTTTCCGGACGTAGAAGAGCGCAGCGCAGCCGAGCAGGCCAAGCTCGGTGATACACCCGAGGCTTCAAACGCAAACCTCATCGCACACTTCCGCATGATCTTCTACAGCCCTGAGCTTCGCGATGAGTACCTGAACAAGTTCCTGGCGAAGGACAAGACTCTGGGCTCGACACCCGCAACCAGTAAGGCCGTATGGGCCGCCAACCAGGGCGGGGATCTTACGGCTATGCTTCCTGCCTTTCACTGCCCCACGTTGGTCGTCACGGGACGTTATGACATGAACGTGGCACCGATCAACGCGTGGCTCATGCACAAGGCCATCCCAGGCGCACGCTTTGAGGCGTTTGAAAAGAGCGGCCATCTACCGTCCTACGAAGAGCCGGAGAAGTATGTGAAGGTACTCGACGAGTTCTTCAACGAGAACGCTTCCGATAAGATCACGCGATAA
- a CDS encoding MFS transporter, whose protein sequence is MSTSPNPAVTGLPEPMSMGEVLRVPIMRRLWIAQLVSTFGDFLALFAVIGVLTFKLKDTAQQVTGLQIAYLLPIAVLGILAGVFVDRWPLKPTLVVSDLTRSALCLLLLLATKTFHFYAILACISILSSFFSPAQGVAIRSAVPMHGLRSANALMQQVLFGMRIVGPGLATILFTTFGPRICYMADAASFLASGCLIASLTLKRVTPEDKQSLETPLDTPAAAPSAKPGLSNILPDMRQGISFIVHHAAVLFVIVALAAGMFVLGCFGPLIAVYVRDSLHASTKIYGTASTMIGIGMFLGVNLLNTVGKKIKNSTLVYGGLGGIAIGLCFLAFLLHIWATVIGTLIIGIAVAGIVVPSNTLIQQETPAALMGRVGSTVMSLVFSAQIAGLILSGLLANRIGVRHVFAVCGLLLVVLIIAGKLFMEPKPVPATT, encoded by the coding sequence ATGAGCACATCCCCGAACCCCGCCGTCACCGGCCTTCCAGAACCGATGAGCATGGGCGAAGTCCTGCGCGTACCCATCATGCGCCGACTCTGGATCGCCCAATTAGTCTCCACTTTCGGCGATTTCCTTGCATTATTTGCGGTAATCGGCGTCCTCACCTTCAAGCTGAAGGACACCGCCCAGCAGGTAACAGGCCTGCAAATCGCGTACCTCCTTCCCATCGCCGTGCTCGGAATACTGGCCGGAGTCTTCGTAGACCGCTGGCCCCTAAAACCCACCCTCGTAGTCTCCGACCTCACCCGCTCCGCCCTCTGCCTCTTACTCCTGCTCGCCACTAAGACCTTTCATTTCTATGCGATCCTCGCCTGCATCAGCATCCTTTCCAGCTTCTTTTCCCCCGCCCAGGGCGTCGCAATCCGCTCCGCCGTCCCAATGCACGGCCTACGCTCCGCCAACGCCCTAATGCAACAAGTGCTGTTCGGCATGCGCATCGTAGGCCCCGGCCTCGCAACGATTCTCTTCACAACCTTCGGCCCACGCATCTGCTACATGGCCGATGCCGCGAGTTTCCTGGCTTCTGGCTGCCTGATCGCCTCACTGACGCTGAAACGCGTCACGCCGGAGGACAAGCAATCGCTGGAAACTCCGCTGGACACGCCCGCAGCGGCCCCTTCCGCGAAGCCGGGCCTGTCCAATATCCTGCCGGATATGCGTCAAGGCATCTCGTTCATCGTCCACCATGCCGCGGTGCTGTTCGTCATCGTCGCGCTGGCCGCGGGGATGTTCGTTCTGGGCTGCTTCGGCCCGCTGATCGCGGTGTACGTTCGCGACTCCCTGCACGCATCCACAAAGATCTACGGCACGGCCTCGACGATGATCGGTATTGGCATGTTCCTTGGCGTCAACTTACTGAACACTGTGGGCAAGAAGATCAAGAACAGCACGCTGGTCTACGGCGGACTGGGCGGAATCGCAATCGGCCTGTGCTTTTTGGCGTTCCTGCTGCATATCTGGGCGACGGTGATCGGGACTTTGATCATTGGCATCGCGGTTGCGGGGATCGTCGTACCGTCCAACACACTGATCCAGCAGGAGACTCCCGCCGCGTTGATGGGCCGAGTGGGCAGCACGGTCATGAGCCTCGTGTTCTCCGCGCAGATTGCCGGTCTCATCCTCTCCGGACTCCTGGCGAATCGCATCGGCGTCCGCCATGTCTTCGCGGTCTGCGGCCTGCTGCTCGTCGTGCTGATCATCGCGGGCAAGCTCTTCATGGAACCCAAACCAGTCCCTGCCACCACCTAG
- a CDS encoding 3-keto-disaccharide hydrolase: MTLIQLTKRVLVTIGAGSCLWASAQTMPDTAIPPHKSAVILFNGKDLSQFDTFIRGRGLNNDPAHVFQIENGIIHVSGQEMGYIITRESFHRFYLRAEFKWGEGTFGERAGQARDSGILYNIQNEQKVWPRSLEFQIKEGETGDFWLTDGAALTGSDGKRVTGPPGSALNIGHLDKGPQKNVVGFRNTTGEFEKPHGEWNTLEVIVDDKVIRQYVNGKLANTGTDPFPTDGKILFQSEGAEIYFRNMQLYPLK; encoded by the coding sequence GTGACTCTCATCCAGCTTACGAAGCGCGTCCTCGTCACGATTGGCGCGGGTTCTTGTCTCTGGGCCAGCGCACAGACGATGCCTGACACAGCCATCCCACCGCACAAGAGCGCGGTCATCCTCTTCAACGGCAAGGACCTCTCACAGTTCGATACCTTCATTCGTGGACGCGGCTTGAACAACGACCCCGCGCATGTCTTCCAGATCGAGAACGGGATCATCCATGTGTCCGGCCAGGAGATGGGTTACATCATCACCCGCGAGTCCTTCCATCGCTTCTACCTGCGTGCCGAGTTCAAGTGGGGTGAAGGCACCTTCGGCGAACGAGCCGGGCAGGCTCGGGACAGCGGCATCCTCTACAACATCCAGAATGAACAAAAGGTCTGGCCCCGTTCGCTCGAGTTCCAGATCAAGGAAGGCGAGACCGGCGACTTCTGGCTGACGGATGGCGCGGCCCTCACCGGCTCCGACGGCAAACGAGTCACCGGCCCCCCAGGCTCGGCCTTGAACATAGGCCATCTGGACAAGGGCCCGCAGAAGAACGTCGTAGGCTTCCGCAACACCACGGGCGAGTTTGAGAAGCCGCACGGCGAATGGAACACGCTTGAGGTCATCGTGGACGATAAGGTCATCCGCCAGTACGTCAACGGCAAGCTGGCCAACACAGGAACCGACCCCTTCCCGACCGACGGCAAGATCCTCTTCCAGTCCGAGGGAGCCGAGATCTACTTCCGCAACATGCAGCTCTATCCCCTGAAGTAA
- a CDS encoding Gfo/Idh/MocA family protein, with product MHSIDRRKFLERAAKTTLLAGAATRLSPLFAQQPAPRSPNDNIQLALIGAGIQGQGDTKFALQVPGVKLVAVADCYDGRLTHAKELWGSDIFTTRDYREILKRKDVDAVLIATPDHWHKQAAVDSLRAGKDVYLEKPMIHLYSDGPEIIDAAKSSNRILQVGSQRVSSILYSKAKELLASGAIGKLNMVTARWDRNSSMGAWNYTVPLDASTETCDWPRFQGSAPKMAWNAERFFQWRKWKDYGSGVAGDLFVHLFSGTHFITGSHGPTRAMATGGIRFWKDGRDADDVLLALFDYPEGFNLSLHVNFVDGGEESEGFLFTGSEGLMEIDGRTNTVTVTRTPLAKEPGYTVSTFADAMQKASIAEYRKKYPVPHPGGPPPEGVQAFTAPPGYSDSYDHFSNFFASVRSRQPVVEDATFGFRAAGAALLSNLSVQKDSVVHWNPETMKIV from the coding sequence ATGCATAGTATCGACCGCAGGAAGTTTCTTGAACGAGCTGCCAAGACGACGTTGCTTGCCGGCGCAGCCACCCGGCTCTCTCCGCTTTTTGCCCAGCAGCCCGCACCGCGCTCTCCTAACGACAACATCCAGCTTGCGTTGATTGGAGCGGGCATCCAGGGACAGGGTGACACGAAGTTCGCGCTGCAGGTTCCGGGAGTCAAGCTGGTGGCCGTGGCGGATTGCTACGACGGGCGGCTGACTCATGCCAAGGAGCTTTGGGGATCGGATATCTTCACGACGCGGGACTATCGTGAGATTTTGAAGCGCAAGGACGTCGACGCGGTGCTGATTGCGACGCCGGATCACTGGCATAAGCAGGCGGCGGTGGATAGCCTGCGGGCGGGCAAGGATGTGTACCTCGAGAAGCCGATGATCCATCTGTACTCGGATGGGCCGGAGATCATTGACGCTGCGAAGTCTTCAAACCGTATCCTGCAGGTGGGGAGTCAGCGGGTGAGCTCGATCCTTTACTCGAAGGCCAAGGAGTTGCTGGCTTCGGGTGCGATCGGCAAGTTGAACATGGTGACGGCGCGGTGGGACCGCAACTCTTCGATGGGTGCGTGGAACTATACGGTGCCGCTGGATGCCTCGACTGAGACCTGTGACTGGCCGCGCTTCCAGGGGTCTGCTCCGAAGATGGCATGGAATGCAGAGCGCTTCTTCCAGTGGCGGAAGTGGAAGGACTACGGCTCTGGTGTGGCGGGTGATCTCTTCGTTCACCTGTTCAGCGGGACGCACTTCATTACGGGGTCCCATGGTCCGACGCGTGCGATGGCTACGGGCGGGATTCGGTTCTGGAAGGATGGGCGCGATGCGGATGATGTTCTGCTGGCGCTGTTCGATTATCCCGAAGGCTTCAACCTGAGTCTGCATGTGAACTTTGTGGATGGCGGCGAAGAGAGTGAGGGCTTCCTGTTCACGGGCTCTGAGGGGCTGATGGAGATCGACGGGCGGACCAATACCGTGACGGTGACGCGGACGCCGCTGGCGAAGGAGCCGGGCTATACGGTGTCTACGTTTGCGGACGCGATGCAGAAGGCTTCGATTGCGGAGTACCGGAAGAAGTATCCGGTGCCGCATCCGGGCGGACCGCCGCCGGAGGGCGTGCAGGCGTTTACCGCGCCGCCGGGCTACTCTGACAGCTACGACCACTTCAGCAACTTCTTTGCTTCTGTGCGGAGCAGGCAGCCTGTGGTTGAGGATGCGACGTTTGGCTTCCGTGCTGCTGGTGCTGCGTTGTTGAGCAACCTGAGCGTGCAGAAGGACAGCGTTGTGCATTGGAACCCTGAGACGATGAAGATCGTTTAG
- a CDS encoding FG-GAP repeat domain-containing protein: MMNGWRSGAALVAAMFLLTAAGQAQDPEHATEKRMQQPGNAPDGKPRLAFLTHRLGSDHAEAISMIDMNGDGFVDLLSGAYWYENPGAGGGEWKQHQFRTVGIHNEFVSDCGEWVVDVDHDGLPDLVTTGWIANGLWWFKNPGPKATVAGEQWKGEKITDSFDTEGGAFADINGDGKPDVALAHYNRAGVMWVDFGKGKPKVHHVGDHVQDGHGVGIADIDGDGKADILTTHGWFQQVDADADKWVWHPDWTLGDAGFPILAYDVNHDGRMDLIYGQGHGYGLYWLEQGGTKEKPTWTRHTIDESFSQSHALALLDLNGGGPPVLVTGKRYRGHSGADPGSYDPNVVYAYRLPGFERTAISVNGTATIGTQIVAGDFDHDGDLDFATAGKLGVHVFENLKVNKVSKEMREEMQPINRKWPFPGEGGEVPQEDGPPIPK, from the coding sequence ATGATGAATGGTTGGCGGAGTGGTGCGGCTTTGGTCGCAGCGATGTTTTTGTTGACTGCGGCCGGACAGGCGCAGGACCCGGAGCATGCGACCGAGAAGAGGATGCAGCAGCCGGGGAATGCGCCGGACGGGAAGCCGCGGCTGGCCTTTCTGACGCATCGTCTGGGCAGCGATCATGCTGAGGCGATCTCGATGATCGATATGAACGGGGATGGGTTCGTCGATCTGCTGAGTGGAGCTTACTGGTATGAGAATCCGGGGGCCGGGGGTGGGGAGTGGAAGCAGCACCAGTTCCGTACGGTTGGAATTCATAACGAGTTTGTGTCCGACTGCGGGGAGTGGGTGGTGGACGTGGATCATGATGGGTTGCCGGATTTGGTGACGACTGGATGGATCGCCAATGGGCTCTGGTGGTTCAAGAATCCGGGGCCGAAGGCTACGGTGGCTGGAGAGCAGTGGAAGGGCGAGAAGATCACGGACAGCTTCGATACGGAGGGTGGGGCGTTCGCGGATATCAATGGGGATGGGAAGCCGGATGTGGCGCTGGCGCACTACAACCGGGCTGGGGTGATGTGGGTCGACTTCGGGAAGGGTAAGCCGAAGGTGCATCATGTTGGGGACCATGTGCAGGATGGGCATGGAGTGGGGATTGCGGATATCGATGGGGATGGGAAGGCTGACATCCTGACGACGCACGGCTGGTTTCAGCAGGTTGATGCGGATGCGGATAAGTGGGTGTGGCACCCGGATTGGACGCTGGGGGATGCGGGGTTCCCGATCCTGGCGTATGACGTGAACCATGACGGGCGGATGGACCTGATCTATGGGCAGGGCCATGGGTATGGGCTGTACTGGCTGGAGCAGGGTGGAACGAAGGAGAAGCCGACCTGGACGCGGCATACGATCGACGAATCCTTCTCACAGTCTCATGCGCTGGCGCTTCTGGATCTGAATGGCGGCGGTCCTCCCGTGCTGGTGACGGGGAAGCGGTACAGGGGGCACTCCGGGGCCGATCCGGGGTCTTACGATCCGAACGTGGTGTATGCGTACCGGCTGCCGGGCTTTGAGCGGACGGCGATCTCAGTGAATGGGACGGCGACGATTGGGACGCAGATCGTGGCGGGTGACTTCGACCATGATGGGGATCTGGACTTTGCGACGGCAGGCAAACTGGGCGTGCATGTGTTCGAGAATCTGAAGGTGAACAAGGTGTCCAAGGAGATGCGGGAGGAGATGCAGCCGATCAACCGGAAGTGGCCGTTCCCCGGCGAGGGAGGCGAGGTGCCGCAGGAGGATGGGCCACCGATTCCGAAGTAA